A region from the Aegilops tauschii subsp. strangulata cultivar AL8/78 chromosome 5, Aet v6.0, whole genome shotgun sequence genome encodes:
- the LOC109781162 gene encoding uncharacterized protein: MADRGGERGVGERGGDRGGFGRGFGRGGRGDRGGRRGGRRGPRQEEEKWVPVTKLGRLVKEGRFTKMEEIYLHSLPVKEHQIVETLCPGLKDEVMKITPVQKQTRAGQRTRFKAFVVVGDSNGHVGLGVKCAKEVATAIRGAIILAKLSIVPVRRGYWGNKIGQPHTVPCKVTGKCGSVTVRMVPAPRGSGIVAARVPKKVLQFAGIDDVFTSSRGSTKTLGNFVKATFDCLMKTYGFLTPDFWRETTFTKAPYQEFTDILAKPTKALMLDAPAEKIEA; encoded by the exons ATGGCGGACCGCGGCGGCGAGCGTGGTGTCGGCGAGCGCGGCGGCGACCGCGGCGGCTTCGGGCGCGGCTTCGGCCGCGGCGGGCGCGGGGACCGTGGCGGGCGCCGCGGCGGCCGCCGTGGCCCCCGCCAGGAGGAGGAGAAGTGGGTGCCCGTCACCAAGCTCGGCCGCCTCGTCAAGGAGGGCCGCTTCACCAAGATGGAGGAGATCTACCTCCACTCGCTCCCCGTCAAGGAGCACCAGATCGTGGAGACGCTCTGCCCGGGGCTCAAGGACGAGGTGATGAAGATCACCCCGGTCCAGAAGCAGACCCGCGCCGGACAGCGCACCCGCTTCAAGGCCTTCGTCGTCGTCGGCGACAGCAACGGCCACGTCGGCCTCGGCGTCAAGTGCGCCAAGGAGGTGGCCACGGCCATCCGCGGCGCCATCATCCTCGCCAAGCTCTCAATCGTGCCCGTCAGGCGGGGCTACTGGGGGAACAAGATCGGCCAGCCCCACACCGTGCCCTGCAAGGTCACCGGCAAGTGCGGCTCCGTCACCGTGCGCATGGTGCCCGCCCCCAGGGGTTCTGGAATCGTCGCCGCCCGCGTCCCCAAGAAGGTGCTGCAGTTCGCCGGGATCGATGATGTCTTCACTTCCTCGCGTGGATCCACCAAGACCCTTGGCAACTTCGTCAAG GCAACCTTCGACTGCCTGATGAAGACCTATGGATTCCTCACCCCTGACTTCTGGAGGGAGACAACCTTCACCAAGGCGCCGTACCAGGAGTTCACCGACATCTTGGCGAAGCCGACCAAGGCCCTGATGCTTGATGCACCAGCCGAGAAGATAGAAGCTTAG